CCGACTCGAGCTTCTGAGGAAGCTGGACGAGTTGAAGGAACAACTTGGTCAGTCTTGGCCAGTCCCTGCCGATGGTGGAATGAAACCTCCTAAACCTTTGAATCACTCTGGTGCTTGGCCTATGGATGGTTCTTCAGGATCAAAGTATGTTGCAGGCTCTTCATTTTCCAACCATTGTTCAGAACCATTTCCTGTTGCCAATGGAATTGAGATGCCTGTCCAAAGCTATTATCCAAACAATACATCTCATTTTGGTGACCCTTTTGGATCGCAAATGCTTAGACGAAACTCCTGCCAGTTTTCGTGTGCGCATCAACAGCACCCTCACCAATATCATTCTGGCCATTATGTCGATACCAGTTTCGATTCGTTCAATCACTGCCCTCCTAATCCTCCCTTTCATCAGCCTTCTTGCTCTTGTTTCCAGTGCCAAAATAGATACTCACAGGTTCCATCCTCACTACCTGGTAGTGCTTACTTCAATAGAAGGTTTCCTGATGTTCCAAACAATCCCTCACTATATTCTCATGAAAACACTGCTGCTTATGGGGCATGTGTTAATAATATTAGAACCACTAATCCTCCCGTAAATCTTCGTGATCGACAAGCACAATCACGATGGCCAACTGACTTCAATTCTGAGATTGGTGGTGTCCTTGGCAATCGTCCTCGGAGGACAGTCTTAGTGAGTGGTGGTCGTAATTGCCATCCAATTGCTGGTGGTGCTCCATTTCTAACATGTAACAATTGCTTTGAAATGCTACAACTTCCTAAGAAGCTTATGATGGTTAAGAATCAGCAAAGTGTTCGTTGTGGAGCTTGTTCTACGTTGATCAATTTTACCGTTGTCGACAAGAGACTTGTTTTCTCCAATCATTCACGGGGAGGTCGATTTCCCTCAGAGGTTGATGATAGTGATGAACTGGCTGCCAGagattataattcaaattttggtcACTTGAACCGTACTAATTTCTCTTCTGATGATTATGATAACAACACTCTTTACGATTTCGAGTCACTAGATAGAGAGCCTGTGCTACAGCCCATCGGAACAGGTTTAAGCTCAAATAAGCAACAAGAGATGCCAAGTTTTCATCCTACATCTTCAAGCACCTCAGAGGATGAAGACAGTCCAGATCTTTCAACTGCTCCAAGGGAGGCTACAAACAATTTACACAATTTAATCAAGACGACACGCTCTCCTCCCCTTCCCGGCTCACCGCTTCAGTCATACTTCGATTACTCGTCTAATAACCAGACTGCAAACAGGTTTACCAAGGGAAATCGAAGTAGCCGTTCAGATCAGGAGAATGTGAAACCAAATAAGGTTAACTCGCGACAGAACTCTTTGAAAGAAGCATCACTGGCAACCGAGATGGATGTGTCGATGAACGACTACTCTGATACCGTGGCGTTTCCAGAGACAAAGGATGCAAGTAAAGAAGATAACCAGCCAAGAGCTAGTAAAGGAGGGGAGTCTTTTTTTGCAAACATTATCAAGAAGAGTTTTAGATCTAATCAAGTCGACGATCGGAGCAGAAGTAATGTTTCAGTTAATGGACAGTGTATATCGTATCGTATGGTTAAGAAAGCTGAAAAGCGCGCTGGACCGATCCATCCCGGAAAATACTGGTAAGCATACTTAAAAACTCTTCTATGCAAATGAGATAGTAGGATGCATGACAGTAATGTTAGTTTTTGGCTGCAACTCATTCAATTATCTGACCCAACTTAAACTGATATAGGCTGACATAGTGGTCAAGGGGGCAagttaaagaaaaagtaaggGATTTTGGTGGGGTTACAATGTAGAATGTCTGAACTTTAAGATATAGTTTGAGAATATTTCGATTTAAAAAGCGATCTACCTAagtgtttcttctttttatgtaACATGTCATGATGTAAAAGCAAATCTAGCTGTTTGTGTGTAACTTTTTTGGCAAAAGTAGTAAGCATAAAACAGAAGTGGATGCTTTTTACTGTACACTTATGATGTTGTGCCATAGCCCACTTCTCAAAATACCTTCATGCTTGTCTCCATTGTGCTAATGCCACTTCAAATTAATCGAAAACAGGTACGATTCCCGGGCTGGATTCTGGGGCGTCATGGGCGGACCTTGTCTTGGCATAATCCCCGTAAGATTGAAGCTTAAAGTTGATGCATTGGCTTGTGTTTTGATTCTTTGGCATGTTCTTAAATTGTGTCTTGTATGTTTGCAGCCTTACATTGAGGAATTTGACTACCCCATGCCAGAGAATTGTGCAGGAGGAAATACTGGTGTTTTTGTGAATGGCAGAGAGCTTCACCTAAAGGATTTGGATTTGCTTGCTGGTAGAGGGCTGCCCACTTCAAGGGACAGATCTTACATTATCGAGATCTCTGGCCGAGTTCTCGACGAGGACACCGGTGAAGAGCTCGAAGGCCTCGGAAAACTTGCTCCAACGTTAGTGCTAAGCTAATACTACTTTTGGTTGTTTAGAATTCTTCTTTGGTTTCTGATATATCTAATGctaatatatacatacaacATTTTTCTGACTCAGAGTTGAGAAGGTAAAGCATGGATTTGGCATGAAAGTTCCAAGAACAGCTTCTTAATTGGGAACACAAACCTCGTAATCAAATCCTGTATCTCAGTTGGTATGTTCGCAAAGGTTTTCTTGTCTAAATTACCAGAGCATTGTAatgttttatatgtttttgttaGTTTAGTGTCAGTGTTTGTGTGGCATGTCTGTGTCTGTATTCAACTGTTGATAAGTTCCCAAGCTTTCCACCATTCTTTGTtcatggaaaaagaaaatttttgttACTTAAGAAGATGAACATGAACTCAAAAGGGACCATACTATTTAGGGGAGGGGAAGGAGAAAATTAATGAGCCCTCGCAACACGAGGAGATGAGATGAGTCCAGTAGTCACTGTCACTGCCACTGCCACTGTCCCAGACAGTGATGTTGGAATTGCTTCTGACTCAACTAAAAATTGAAGACAAAGCatccataaaagaaaagtggaaaagaaaaagtagagaataaagggaaaggaaaaaggtTGTGTGAAGTATAGaagaatattgtttgttttgaaatcagaaagaaaacaatggaGCTGCCATGGGCGTTGGCAAGACACTTGGCGTCGCTGCTCGCTGCTGCCCACAGGTAGGTAACAAGTTTAAGGTCATTAGGGCGACATCTGGTCATTGTGTAGGTCAACCTCTAGTCTGTTGCACCTCAACCCTCATCTTCCAAGATCATCAATTGCAAGTAATGAATGATACCCATTTCAGTGCATCAGGATCATTACTGCTTGTGTACAAAGTTGCCCATTTCAATGCGTTGAAGTGCTAAAACAACTTCTATCCTACCTATTCTTTAATAGCTTTCTTTACTACAagtttcattcatttttcgtTCTTGGAATGCAACTACTTACCTATCAATCTCAAACCCCAACCTAAATAAGGTAATTGGAATGGAACATGCTAaccagtagatattatcttgtttaggctttttctttcaagcttccctCGAAGGTTTTTGAGATGTATCtcttagggagaggtttccacatccttataaacaatgtttcgtttccttctccaattgatatgagtctcacaattcactctcgttggcactcgtatctttctccaatcgatgtgcgatctcataattcactcTCCTTCAAGGTCCagcgtcttcgttggcacTTGTACCTCTCTCTAGTCGatgtggggatctcacaatcaacccTCCATTTAGGACCCAATggccttgttggcacatcgccttgTGTCCCACCTcctttcgaggcccaacgtttTGACTAGCACATCGCCCATTTTTCACTCTCCAAGGCCCAAcattcttgttggcacatcaccttgtgtccaccctttcagggctcaactttcttgttggcacatggCCTGGTGTCCACCCTCTTTGAAGCCCAAAATCTTCACTAGCACCCTATTCGATGTCtggttttgatatcatttataacagtctaagtccaccgttagcagatattgtcctctttgggcttttctttccaagttttctctcaaggtttttaaaacgcctctactaaggagaggttcccacacctttataaacaattcttcatttctctctccaactacCGTGATCTCACAAAGTATCAGCGGACTCATATTGACAATTCATTTGACCCATTAGAAATTAGACCATTCTTTTCAAACTACATAGAGTTATGACTAGATGTGTGGGTATAATTCAAACCTACATGCATAACTTTTTCATTTGAGTTATGTTGAACATATATGTGCAAAGTGTTATTTCCATTGTGAGGTATAGGAGTAGTACATGAATAAATTGAGATTATATTCGAATGCGAGCGATCTTGTGAAtatgatgactaagaaagacttaaaagaattcttataaacttcaaaattaagcGTATTTTGGTCACCTTTCTCATTAACGGTagaaattttctaaaaaccGTTGATGATTAAAATACTCATATGATTGATTCCATTACTTAAAAAACGGACTTATAAACTTGTACACTCAAAATGCGTTTACTCAAAGCTTAaatctatataaaaaaataactctCGGACACTGTAagctaataaatttaaatctgtTTTAAAAACACTCATATGTATGACTGAGTGACTACCATCGACCACCATCGACCGCAGTGATATGGGTCTCCGACAAAGTTTGTCGAAGTTTTCAATACAGGAGTGGTTGTCGGTGGTGGTTGCTATTGAacgaaaatattaaaattcaataaatattataattaaacacaaaatagtTCTAACTTATAgtctttaataaatatgtttaattcatttgaactatgttcaaattggtaATAAAATATCACAAACAATATACGATATACGATCTTAGTAGATATGAATTGAATTTCTGACATCTTTACCGAAAATATACACCAATTATTGAATCAGAATGTAATTAGTATATCACATGCATccataaattattgaatttcacCTAATTATGAACCTTTTTGTGGGTGGAAAATAATAGAGAAATGATTGAAAAAGCTTTCTAACCTTACTAATCACTCCATTATTAATGTTCATCATCATGTCATAATATTTGCAtcacttttaattaaataactttttaccccatttaattctaaatttatctctaatattaaattaatttccatattaaattttaataacaaaattaattaatttttttatttataaaattataaagttttaattgaTAAATTATTTGCTAATACTCTACTTcatgtatttattaataatgtaATTGAATATTAATGTCAAATTAAACACTAAAAAACTCATTACTCTATTTCTAGTTTAAATATCACTTTattacaaaatagaaaataaataaattaaacaaaaagtaaatatccatctgtttttttttgtttttgagtcGTCATTTATGACGTCATTGCTTACTCAATAATTTATGGCCttgttttcaattaaatttaattaaaatctgGAATTTTGTAGAATTTGGACGTAGGAAGGATATGGTCAACGAGGTAAGCCCATGCATGACTGAATAATTAATGTCGGCTTATTTaggacttttttttattattattattattatttttactaaatttatttgcatattgtatttaataattaataacaataatcttgaaactattttaaatttaacgttccaaaatagaatatttaaacaaatcaaacctttaatacaataaaaatataatttcctAATTAAAACTATGCTatttttttctgaatttttttttttaaaattttttatcaaaAGTTTGGGAatgcctctttctttttctttctgtagGTGATTCGGGAGCTGTTAATCCTGCTGTGGAACAGGCTATTATTGCCGCCACGTCAAGGCGACACTCTACCGCTGAGTTATATCCCTTCCCTTGCCCCCATCGAGAAATAGAAactaaggaaaaagaaaaaagaaaaacgctTCTAGataggtttctacactcttaggAACTCATGTGGTATCTGACAATCTACCTTTGGGCCAGCGTGGGGACTGAAACCGTCCCTTAATTCAAAGGTGGTAGATGAGATGGGTAAAAATAGAGCAATGGGATGATAAGCCTTACGTTTGAATTGACATCAGCATCCCCCACTTCTACTGATCCACAGCCACAGGCCCCTTTCCATGTTATTCTTCCATTCTTAATTGCTCATCACAGCTTCAACTCTCCCAAGATTCCATTTTTATTGCCTTCCATTCTATAAATCccttctctcttcctcttcgcCTTCCTCATCATattctcaatttctttctcttctctgtttttccaATAACCAGaaccaccgccaccgccaccgccaccgccgccgccatgGATGCTCCGGTGCCTCATTTGGCCATTCTTCCCAGCCCCGGAATGGGCCATTTAATTCCACTCGTTGAATTCGCCAAACGCCTTGTTTTGCACCACCATATAACTGTCACTTTCGTCGTCCCTTCCGATCATCCGCCGTCCAAGCCTCAAAAATCTCTCCTTGATTCCCTCCCTTCCGGCATCGATCACACCTTTCTCCCGCCGGTTAGCTTCCATGATCTTCCCCATGGATCCAAGATTGAAACCATCATTACCCTCACTGTTTCTCGATCTCTCCCATCTCTTAAGAATGTACTGAAATCCATGGTGACTAATGCAAACCTCGTCGGCTTGGTCGTTGATCTTTTCGGCACCGACGCGTTCGATTTAGCTAGAGAATTCAACATTTCCccttatattttctttccttccacCGCTATGGTTCTCTCATTTGCTCTGTTTCTTCCCAAACTCGATGAATCCGTCGCCGGCGAGTACGGTGACCTCCAGGAGCCGATCCAAATTCCGGGATGTATTCCGATTCACGGCAAGAATCTATTGGACCCAGTTCAAGATCGGAAGGACGAAGCCTATAAATGGACATTTCACAACATGAAGAGGTACGTTTTATCAGATGGGATTTTTCTCAACAGCTTCCCGGAATTGGAGCCCGGAGCTATCAAATTTCTCCGAGAAGAGAAACAGGGGAAGCCCCCTGTTTACCCAATTGGGCCATTGGTGAGAATCGATTCAAATGGAAGCAACGAGAAGGCAGAGTGCCTGAAATGGTTGGATGAACAGCCAAATGGGTCTGTTCTATACGTGTCATTTGGAAGTGGGGGCACTCTGTCTAGCCATCAAATCAACGAATTAGCCATGGGATTGGAAATGAGTGGACAAAGATTCATATGGGTGGTAAGAAGTCCAAGCGATAAGGTGGCCAACGCTACCTATTTCAACGTCCATAGCCACGACGACCCTTTAAATTTCTTACCAGAAGGGTTCGTAGAAAGGATGAAAAACAGGGGATTGGTGGTGCCGTCATGGGCGCCGCAGACTCAGATCCTTAGCCACAGCTCCACGGGCGGATTCTTAACTCATTGTGGATGGAACTCAACGTTAGAGGCGGTGGTTAATGGAGTTCCTCTGATCGCATGGCCGCTTTATGCAGAGCAGAAAATGAACGCGGTGATGCTGACAGAGGAGATCAAGGTGGCGTTGAGGCCAAAAATGAACGAGAAGGAAGGGATtgtggagaaggaagagatttGGAAGGTGGTGAAGGCGGTGTTGGAAGGTGAAGAGGGGAAGAAACTGcgagagaaaatgaaggaattGAAAGAGGCAGGTGAAAGGGCTGTTGGAGAAGATGGGTTGTCCACTAAAATAGTGTGCGAGATGGTTGAGAAGTGGAAGAACAAGATTTCCACTTGATTTGCCTTATCCTTACAAAACCAATCTCTACAAGAtgttcatatttaaaaatttgatctaCTTTTGTGACGACATCATCGTAATATAATACAATACAATAGCACGTTGTACCATGTtggttcttaaattttcaattttatatccaAGACTCTATGAATAAATCAAGTTAGACCAAGTATGGATTCTATGGGTCGACTTTTGGGTAGCCGAGGTCGAGGAGAATGGCTTGAGGTTTGGCCTGTTTTCACATAGTAACAATCTATAATGGGGAGTGGTTTTATGTCATTAATGGTGGGCTGCAATTGAAGAATTGACAGTACAGATCGGAAGGTTGATAGGACTACGTTGGTGTGGGTGTGGAAGCGCACCCAATTCCAGCGCACACTTGTAACTATTCAATTTTAGTTCCTCTCCAATTCTCATATTCatatattcttcttcttccttttataataattataataattattattattcttattctcCACTCCAGATAgaatattagtttttaaacACATATGGTATGTTTTGGACCGTTATCTAGTGCATAATTTtctgtaacggctcaagcccactgctagtaaatattgtccactttagcctcTCATATGTAGCCgtcatttaaaatagtttgCTATGAAGagggagagggtctagccctactgcGACTTGTGTCTCGCACTATCGGGTGAGTGGacctaataccatttgtaagctCATTCctatattgtcttatttggtttttccttttgagctatattgtcttatttgacTTTCCCTTTTCGATTTTTTCTCAACGTTTTACACTGAGTCTGCTTTTGGGCTCTATTGTCTTATTTAACTATCCTTTTggacttctcctcaagttTTACAATTACAGAGGTTTCTAGACCTTCTAAGATTCAGAGTCGGTTAGGGAGGTTTCTAGACCTTCTAAAGAATCTTGGGAAtgtggggatctcacattttcaAACCAAAGCCCAAATCTCCGTACATAATTCTCTCCCCTCAATCATCAACCACTTTTTCCTCGACCAAgatgttaggttatggagcatgatgcttatttatagcttggtcaacggttatatccggtaaaactatattgggtaaagctatatcccgtaaagctatatatggtaaagagctatatatagtagatggttaaatctggtaaagctatatataataaattgaactatatatatatatctcgtcCGGTAGAGTTTTgagatgtactttctattctctgtaattctctctcactgtacatacgtgaagtcatcaataagaacaaattcttttagcgAGAGCTCCttgcacttttctctatcccattctttgtgttcatctagatcgagcgtgtgcgttgttgtgcgatcctaacaactggtatcagagctaggcgaaattcaccactatcagtgaagatggaaagttcaaagattggaattgagaagttcgatggatccgatttcggtttttggaagatgcagattgaagattatctgtactagaaagatcttcacgaacctctgttgggggtgaagccggatacctcTGTTGGGACTGATCCGATTGACgttatccagaaacgtggcgttcaacattatcaaggagaagacaacgtcagatctatTGAAGGCGTTGTCAAATATCTATGAAAAccatcggctatgaacaaggtgtatttgatgcgtagattgttcaatctacagatgtctgaaggtggacgtgttgctgatcatataaatgaattcaatatgatcataagtcaacaTAGtttggtggaaattaatttcgaagatgaaattaaagcgttaattttgatgtcatccttacccgagtcatgggatactgttgttgccgcaatcagcagttcccgaggatctgataaactgaactttggtgaaattcgagatgtagttctcagcgaaagtattcgcaaacgagaaactggagattcatcaggcaatgctctcaatGTTGATCGAAGGAGAAGAAGTAAACcgaagggcccaaacaaagggcgatcaaaatcaaagaaccgagaaaaatctccaaatagaccaaacgtaacatgttggaattgtggagaaaaaggtcactttcggacaggttgtacaagaccaaagagaaagcagaatcacaaatctggagatgatgatgattctataagtTCAGCAaaagacattggggatgctctaatcctcagcgcGGATAGTTGGATTTTATCctagattttggattcaggtgcatcttttcattcgtccccaaataaagagttgttctggaatttcaagtctggaaatttcaagaaggtgtatcttgccgacaacaaagatttggagattaaagaaaaaggagatgtctgcataaaaactccgacaggaaatcagtggacattaaaggatgtcagatatattctaGTTTCAaaaagaacctgatctctattggtcagttggacaacacaggttatgcaacaaagttagggaagggttcgtggaagattatgaagggtgctacggtggtagcacgtggctcaaAATCTGGANATATGGTAAagagctatatatagtagatggttaaatctggtaaagctatatataataaattgaactatatatatatatctcgtcCGGTAGAGTTTTgagatgtactttctattctctgtaattctctctcactgtacatacgtgaagtcatcaataagaacaaattcttttagcgAGAGCTCCttgcacttttctctatcccattctttgtgttcatctagatcgagcgtgtgcgttgttgtgcgatcctaacaactggtatcagagctaggcgaaattcaccactatcagtgaagatggaaagttcaaagattggaattgagaagttcgatggatccgatttcggtttttggaagatgcagattgaagattatctgtactagaaagatcttcacgaacctctgttgggggtgaagccggatacctcTGTTGGGACTGATCCGATTGACgttatccagaaacgtggcgttcaacattatcaaggagaagacaacgtcagatctatTGAAGGCGTTGTCAAATATCTATGAAAAccatcggctatgaacaaggtgtatttgatgcggagattgttcaatctacagatgtctgaaggtggacatgttgctgatcatataaatgaattcaatatgatcataagtcaacaTAGtttggtggaaattaatttcgaagatgaaattaaagcgttaattttgatgtcatccttacccgagtcatgggatactgttgttgccgcaatcagcagttcccgaggatctgataaactgaactttggtgaaattcgagatgtagttctcagcgaaagtattcgcaaacgagaaactggagattcatcaggcaatgctctcaatGTTGATCGAAGGAGAAGAAGTAAACcgaagggcccaaacaaagggcgatcaaaatcaaagaaccgagaaaaatctccaaatagaccaaacgtaacatgttggaattgtggagaaaaaggtcactttcggacaggttgtacaagaccaaagagaaagcagaatcacaaatctggagatgatgatgattctataagtTCAGCAaaagacattggggatgctctaatcctcagcgcGGATAGTTGGATTTTATCctagattttggattcaggtgcatcttttcattcgtccccaaataaagagttgttctggaatttcaagtctggaaatttcaagaaggtgtatcttgccgacaacaaagatttggagattaaagaaaaaggagatgtctgcataaaaactccgacaggaaatcagtggacattaaaggatgtcagatatattctaGTTTCAaaaagaacctgatctctattggtcagttggacaacacaggttatgcaacaaagttagggaagggttcgtggaagattatgaagggtgctacggtggtagcacgtggctcaaaatctggaaccctATACACCAGTgtagggtgtatgaacatagctgttgttgctgagagtgcttcaaagtCAAGTCTACagcacaatagacttgaacCTATGAGCGcgaaaggaatgaagaggcTGGCTGCGAAAGGAGTTATAGAaggtttgaaatttgttgatgtgggtcgttgtgagaactacgttatgagcaagcagaaacaagttagcttcacaaggaccgccagagaattgaagaaagtgcggttagAAATGGAACcatatgtggagcaaggttcgaagaagcaagtgggagttgagcttgagttgcaggaaaactcacttagtgatgttgtagcagatactcatgaaactcctgagactactgctgaggaactagatgtggagcaaggttccaagaccacgaaacaagtgggagttgagcttgagttgcagggaaactcacctagtgatgttgtagcagatactcaagaaactcttgagactactgctgaggaaccagatgtgaagcaaggttccaagacaacaaagcaagtgggagttgaggttgagttgcggaGAAAATCACCAAGTGatcttgtagcagatactcaacaaACTCCTGAGGTTGTTTCGGAGGAATCAGCagtggagcaagtgacacctgaactggtattgagaagatcatcctgtactatcagagtaccagatatgcatgtaccttcattacactatttgttgctgatgaaagaGAACCACaaccctttgatgaggccctacagttggaggatacaaccaagtgggagcaagccattgATGATGAGACGtttaggcttcaaaaatgcgttgtactgaggctgagtacgtggcaatagttgaagctggaaagaagacgatatAGATGACTGACTATCTGGAAGAATAGGCAAGAAGTAGCATGAAGATATTATTTAcagagatagtcagagtgtcatacagttggcgaaggaacccggtctatcatttGAAGAGAAAACACAAAAGACGATATcatttcacttgcaggttagtgaaagatggtgatgcgtttggagaagatagagggtgcgaagaatccagcaaacatgttgacaaaatgtgttgatgttggaatattgaggttgtgcaaagcctcaattgaTATGGTGCCATGAAGACCATGAAGATGCTCAcggtcgtttgagaatgaaattcttggttgactagatcagtttccaagtgggagaattgttaggttatggagcatgatgtttatttatagcttggtcaacggttatatccggtaaagctatatttggtaaagctatatccggtaaacctatatatggtaaatagctatatatagtagatggttaaatcgggtaaaactatatatagtaaagagctatatatagtagatggttaaatctggtaaagctatatatagtaaattaaactatatatatatcccgtccgaTAGAGCTTTGAGATGTACTTTCTGttctctgtaattctctcttactgtacatacgtGAAGTCACCAATAAGAACANTTGTGAGAACTACGTTATGAGCAAGCAGAAAcaagttagcttcacaaggaccg
This portion of the Cucurbita pepo subsp. pepo cultivar mu-cu-16 chromosome LG08, ASM280686v2, whole genome shotgun sequence genome encodes:
- the LOC111800397 gene encoding uncharacterized protein LOC111800397, with protein sequence MSGSSKLRLVRCPKCENLLPELADYSVYQCGGCGTILRAKIRNQEEDYVSDKSDEDRVGGLSTKSTTSPEKGTVDLSDDASDVDLKASPDSLPCDLKGSEMDKVEGVEKDLNLNMDKNGLSDLMGTEQVDLNVQMNMMKLGSGRELDWKKGETGEMGDGVEKNSRGNVKSVRFSTPNHEDDQTNRQLEFMSGVQELLTSRGNANGADKVKHLEQDRLELLRKLDELKEQLGQSWPVPADGGMKPPKPLNHSGAWPMDGSSGSKYVAGSSFSNHCSEPFPVANGIEMPVQSYYPNNTSHFGDPFGSQMLRRNSCQFSCAHQQHPHQYHSGHYVDTSFDSFNHCPPNPPFHQPSCSCFQCQNRYSQVPSSLPGSAYFNRRFPDVPNNPSLYSHENTAAYGACVNNIRTTNPPVNLRDRQAQSRWPTDFNSEIGGVLGNRPRRTVLVSGGRNCHPIAGGAPFLTCNNCFEMLQLPKKLMMVKNQQSVRCGACSTLINFTVVDKRLVFSNHSRGGRFPSEVDDSDELAARDYNSNFGHLNRTNFSSDDYDNNTLYDFESLDREPVLQPIGTGLSSNKQQEMPSFHPTSSSTSEDEDSPDLSTAPREATNNLHNLIKTTRSPPLPGSPLQSYFDYSSNNQTANRFTKGNRSSRSDQENVKPNKVNSRQNSLKEASLATEMDVSMNDYSDTVAFPETKDASKEDNQPRASKGGESFFANIIKKSFRSNQVDDRSRSNVSVNGQCISYRMVKKAEKRAGPIHPGKYWYDSRAGFWGVMGGPCLGIIPPYIEEFDYPMPENCAGGNTGVFVNGRELHLKDLDLLAGRGLPTSRDRSYIIEISGRVLDEDTGEELEGLGKLAPTVEKVKHGFGMKVPRTAS
- the LOC111800781 gene encoding hydroquinone glucosyltransferase-like, with the translated sequence MDAPVPHLAILPSPGMGHLIPLVEFAKRLVLHHHITVTFVVPSDHPPSKPQKSLLDSLPSGIDHTFLPPVSFHDLPHGSKIETIITLTVSRSLPSLKNVLKSMVTNANLVGLVVDLFGTDAFDLAREFNISPYIFFPSTAMVLSFALFLPKLDESVAGEYGDLQEPIQIPGCIPIHGKNLLDPVQDRKDEAYKWTFHNMKRYVLSDGIFLNSFPELEPGAIKFLREEKQGKPPVYPIGPLVRIDSNGSNEKAECLKWLDEQPNGSVLYVSFGSGGTLSSHQINELAMGLEMSGQRFIWVVRSPSDKVANATYFNVHSHDDPLNFLPEGFVERMKNRGLVVPSWAPQTQILSHSSTGGFLTHCGWNSTLEAVVNGVPLIAWPLYAEQKMNAVMLTEEIKVALRPKMNEKEGIVEKEEIWKVVKAVLEGEEGKKLREKMKELKEAGERAVGEDGLSTKIVCEMVEKWKNKIST